DNA from Triticum aestivum cultivar Chinese Spring chromosome 7D, IWGSC CS RefSeq v2.1, whole genome shotgun sequence:
TGTAAATTGTGTTCAAAATACTGAATCCTTGAAACATTTTACAATATGCCGGACACTTTTTGTCCTTCTCGGAGTATCGGATTGAAGGTCATGCAGATTTAAACTAGGAAAGGCGGTAATTTTGAGTCAAGAAAGGGGGAATGCATCGATAGGGATGTGCATTCAGTATAAAGATTAGCAGGATAGTAGGTTCATCAAATATGTGCTGTATTGGTTTGCCTCACAATCACTGGTAAGTTCAAGAAGCTGATGTTAACATCTCTCCTACGAATGCAGGTTCACAAGTACTACCAACCGAGCAAGAGCCACCGGCTGGTGTcggcggtgatccacggcgagAAGGTGCCTCTCTACGGCGCGGGGGGCGGGCTCTCGCTGTCGGGCAACGACGTGACGGTGCCGCTGACGGTGGACTTCGAGCTCGTCTCCCGGGGCTACGTCATCGGCAAGCTGGTGCGGGTGACGCACAAGGTGCACGTGACGTGCCGCATCGCCGTCGACGCCAAGAGGGCGAGGACCAGGATCCCCAAGAAGGCCTGCGCCGTGTACAAGGCCTGAAGGACCGCCGCCGGTTGGCTTCCGGTCCTGTTTCTgcaggtgaagcctgtatttactgtTCTGCTGAAGAACAATAAACATGTACTAGCAGTATATATAAGGAACTTGTTTGAGCTTCGGTTTTGTTTATATAAGTTACTCTCTTGTGTGGCGGTGGTTTTGTCTATGAGGAAGTGGTTGTACCTATGTGTGGTGTTAGGGTTTGGTTGGTTACAAGATAGTAGTAATGTATTCATGTTTGCAACTTCGCATGTAGGTTGAGAGAGTAGGATTGAGAGAGTAGGATTGGTTTTGTTGCATCATATTTCCGGATAAACTCCCATCATTTTTCAGGAAGTAAAGAGATCCATCCAGGTAGCAAGAGAGCAATATCATTGCCGCATGGATAGTTCAATGTGCTCATCAGCGCCTGACCCTAAGATGGATTCTAGGCCTGGTCACCTCACTTGGAGAGGTTGCATCATTCGGCGTTTGTTTCTCGAGCCTTGTGGTTTACTCGTTCCCGAGCTTCCTCAACATTAGGAAAACGGTCCAAACACCCGACCCCGTCATGGAGATGATCGAACGGTCCGAATGCCTATCTAGGAGATGATCGAACAATCTGAATGCCTGTCGTGGAGATGATTGGATCAGCCATATTTTGATTGCTTGCCCAGACGTACCTCGGATTTCTAACGTGTAGAATTCATTCTAGAGTTACACCTGAACTCCCTATCTGCAAAGTCTGTTATTTAATAACCATTGGACCTGAGGCACCAGCACGGACAAGGTCAGGGCGCATGGAGGCTAAAAATTCAGAGTGTTCTACTGTAATTGTCCCAATAAATTATATGAATATACTGTAGACGCATCCGAAAAGGATGGTACCTACCATCCTGTGTTACATTAAACGACAGTTCAAAGCATCCGAAAAGACATTGCAACCAAGTACAGCAGGAAGTGAATCAGACAATTTTCTAGAACAAATCAACAAAAgtttagtttcaggcttaggtcaaaCACTGGACTGAATATGACACGGAGGGAATCAAGCAATTTTATTGATGGAATCAGACTTATGATGCTTTAAACTTCAGAAAAGAATAACTTTGCTTCACTAGTGCTGATCATTTCAACATTGACAGGAGCACAGGATTTTTGTTTTTAAAAGACAGGAGCAAAGGAACATAAACTCCCATGCCCTATTGTTCACCAGTATGTCAATGGTAAGAAAAGATCTTACCACACTGACAAGAGGAGTAGAACATGTATTCCCACCCATGTTTTACTGCACGTAAGATTACATAgtttgaatgcacaaaaagtctcaACATAGAACATAGATAGTACAATCATTGTAAAAGAGGGCATGCGCCAACAGCCTAACACAACAATCTGGAAATCACAAACCTCAATCATGATACAAATTAATGACAGCCCCCACAAAGTTAAACAGTAAATGCTGTTCCAGGATTTGCTGCTGGCAACATACACATAGCTAGTGTCACTAAATTAACTGGAATAGATGGCCACATAAAGTGCAAAAAGAGGTTAGAGAGTACACTCGGCAacagaagagaagcaacgcaacatcAGAAAGAATTAACCAGATAGCTGCTGATATTACTTGGGCCCTATGATTCGCCATTATCTAAAAGGTCAACAATGGAACAGCAAAATGCGAGCCAGATTATCAGTGCCAATCTGCCAATGCCTCTGAGTACAAGGGAACATAAGGAAGATAGGGCTCCATTGAACCCTGTCCAAGATCATGGATGAAATGCACTTTCCCAGTATCCATTTCATAAGACATCAGTACCTTGTCATGCCCATAAAccaggaaaattgtgtttcgttgTGGGTGGAGGGCGACAATATGGTACTCGTGTCCTAGCCGGACATTCTTCACTCCAAATAGATTCAGATACCTGACGCTGTGTTCCAAGACCCACACTTCACTGCCGTAGTCCTCGAGAACCCAGATCGAGAGTTTATAAAGATCGTGCTGATCACTATTTGCCAGATACAAACGCCCTCGAGACAGGTCAATGAACCCGTCATCAACATCTATTATGGGGGCGTCCTCATCGTCCGGCATAGGAATAGCCCTCCAAGTAGTTCCCTCCACATCCACTGCCACCACCGCAGACTCGACGGCGAGCAAATGCAGAAAACCATTGACAAAGACACTTCTAGAATCACTCACTATCCTAGGTAGGAAGTCCCAACCGGTGTCCTTGTGACTCCAGGCCCCGGTTTTGGAGGAGTAGATATCAACCGCTCTGACGAACTCGTAACCATCGTCATCATCGTTGGCATTTGCATCTGCAGCCCCATCCTCCACGAACTGGAACACATGGAAGTGCGAGGAGACGGCCGGGTCGAACCCCAAGCGAGCTGTCTGCATCTTGCTGAAGATGCCGGGCAAGGCGACCCATTTCTCCGTGGCAGGATTGCACACCACGTAATAAAATGCCCCCGCACCAAAGGTCTTGAAGCGGCGGCAGAGGAGTAGGCCGTTGCAGCTGTCCAGAAGGTGGAACTGATGACAGTCAGGCAGGAAGGGGAGCGAAGGGCGGATAGGAGCACGGCCTCCCGCCGAGACATGGGCGAAATTGTCAGTTGAGAAATAGCCAGTGCTGGGGCCGCGGCTCGAGTAGAGGAAGCCAGCGAGGTCCTGGAGATGGTACTGCGGCAGCGCCTTGCGGTGGTCGGGGTGGGAGATGATGCCGCGCCACCGCTTGGAGACGCACTTGAAGCGGCAGAGCGACCTGTACGGCACGCGCGACAGGATCTCGACGAGGAGGTCT
Protein-coding regions in this window:
- the LOC123165585 gene encoding F-box protein At5g07610 — protein: MADGSRDISRRRNPADKLTEDLLVEILSRVPYRSLCRFKCVSKRWRGIISHPDHRKALPQYHLQDLAGFLYSSRGPSTGYFSTDNFAHVSAGGRAPIRPSLPFLPDCHQFHLLDSCNGLLLCRRFKTFGAGAFYYVVCNPATEKWVALPGIFSKMQTARLGFDPAVSSHFHVFQFVEDGAADANANDDDDGYEFVRAVDIYSSKTGAWSHKDTGWDFLPRIVSDSRSVFVNGFLHLLAVESAVVAVDVEGTTWRAIPMPDDEDAPIIDVDDGFIDLSRGRLYLANSDQHDLYKLSIWVLEDYGSEVWVLEHSVRYLNLFGVKNVRLGHEYHIVALHPQRNTIFLVYGHDKVLMSYEMDTGKVHFIHDLGQGSMEPYLPYVPLYSEALADWH